CCAGAGAATCGGAAACGCCATCCAGCCGTGATGCGCAAAAAAAGTAACGGGCGCCGGCTTCGGCAGACCACCGTCGATGACGCCTTCCACCCCGAGAGGCAGCGACTCGATGACCCGCCCATAGGGGTCGACGATGGCTGAAACGCCCGTATTCGCCACGCGGATCAGCGGCAGGCCTTCCTCAATGGCGCGCAGCCGGGCCTGGGCGAAATGCTGCCAGGGACCCGGCGTCTGCCCGAACCAGCCGTCATTTGTAACATTCAGGAGGAGCTCCGGGCGGTTGCGCGCCTCGCCTCCCGCCGTCGCCTCGCCGGGGAAGACGGCTTCATAACAGACGAGCGGCGCGATGGGCGGCAGGCCGGGGGCCGCGAGCGCGCGCGGGCCCTGTCCACGGTCCCAGATTCCGGGCACGAGCTGCGTGACCCCGAACGGCCGCAGCAGGTTCTCGAACGGCAGATATTCGCCGAAGGGCACGAGATGCATCTTGTCGTAAAAGGCGATGATCCGCTCACCCTGCAGCACTTCGATGGCGTTGAAGATTTTGCCGCGCCGGCCGCCGCCGTCGCCTTCGACCCGCGCCGCGCCCGTGATCAGGATTTTCCCCTGCAGCGCGCGGGCGATGGCCGCCATCGCCTGCGGCTCGCGCGAGAGAATGTAGGGGAAGGCCGACTCCGGCCAGATGAGATGGGTGACGTCGGCGACGCCCGTGCGCTCCGGCCCGGTGGCGCGGTCGGAGAGGATCAGGTAACGGCGCAGGATATCGGGACCGTTGCGGGGATTGAATTTGGCGTCCTGTGGCAGATTGGGCTGCATGAGCCGCAGCTTCACGCCGGCGACCTCTTCGGTCGGGTTCATGGCGAGGCGCAGCGCGCCGAACGCCGCAAAGCCGGCGATGAGAAGCGCGGCTGTCCACATGGCGG
The DNA window shown above is from Methylocystis echinoides and carries:
- the lnt gene encoding apolipoprotein N-acyltransferase, with the translated sequence MAEFAQSTARAGLSSLPARIILAEGWKRRAIAFVAGALGALALPPFDVVPTMAVPLTTAVWLIDGAAGEGGRGRLGPLLSAAGAGWWLGFGYFLAGLWWLGAAMLVEADQFAWALPLAVIGLPAVLALFPALGFALARALWSPGSLRVFALAAGLGAAEWLRGHVLTGFPWNDVGMALAQAGPLAQVASLIGLYGLDLAAIVIFATPATLIDMRHGARFRPNAAMWTAALLIAGFAAFGALRLAMNPTEEVAGVKLRLMQPNLPQDAKFNPRNGPDILRRYLILSDRATGPERTGVADVTHLIWPESAFPYILSREPQAMAAIARALQGKILITGAARVEGDGGGRRGKIFNAIEVLQGERIIAFYDKMHLVPFGEYLPFENLLRPFGVTQLVPGIWDRGQGPRALAAPGLPPIAPLVCYEAVFPGEATAGGEARNRPELLLNVTNDGWFGQTPGPWQHFAQARLRAIEEGLPLIRVANTGVSAIVDPYGRVIESLPLGVEGVIDGGLPKPAPVTFFAHHGWMAFPILWALALALAAAGRWLA